In the Babylonia areolata isolate BAREFJ2019XMU chromosome 34, ASM4173473v1, whole genome shotgun sequence genome, one interval contains:
- the LOC143277302 gene encoding uncharacterized protein LOC143277302 isoform X1 → MIKMFHCTWVCTKKCGCVPDCSCCPQDDPERSADIPIKQFPPKTEASGAGKPITRHDPADDGKKKSKGPANETELSQLNISLSSQQSSTDEDPSSSRRPRKLPTPKAAGEQRGSVTEVGEDGTSPRAHGLHKHKQQDPDSNQAASITPRALPPLRSHAASTMPSVERNSYAETTRQPLPSIRSQDTQ, encoded by the exons ATGATCAAGATGTTTCACTGCACCTGGGTGTGTACCAAAAAGTGTGGATGTGTTCCTGACTGCAGCTGCTGCCCCCAAGATGATCCTGAACg GTCAGCTGACATACCCATCAAGCAATTTCCCCCCAAAACTGAAGCCAGTGGAGCTGG GAAGCCAATCACCAGACATGATCCAGCTGATGATGG aaagaagaagagcaaaggGCCTGCAAATGAGACTGAGCTGAGTCAGCTGAACATTTCCCTGTCATCTCAGCAATCATCCACTGATGAGGATCCATCATCTTCCAGAAGACCAAGAAAGCTGCCCACACCAAAAGCAGCTGGAGAACAAAGAGGATCTGTTACTGAAGTAGGAGAAGATGGCACATCTCCTCGTGCCCATGGCCTACATAAACACAAGCAGCAAGATCCAGACAGCAACCAGGCTGCCTCCATCACACCGCGAGCACTCCCTCCTCTCCGCAGCCATGCTGCCAGCACCATGCCCTCAGTGGAGAGGAACTCGTATGCAGAGACCACAagacaacccctcccctccattcgTTCCCAGGATACACAATAG
- the LOC143277302 gene encoding uncharacterized protein LOC143277302 isoform X2: MILNGQLTYPSSNFPPKLKPVELGSQSPDMIQLMMDNLEEKQCELKLPSKGANWSRPAYQTHQTLLWNFN; the protein is encoded by the exons ATGATCCTGAACg GTCAGCTGACATACCCATCAAGCAATTTCCCCCCAAAACTGAAGCCAGTGGAGCTGG GAAGCCAATCACCAGACATGATCCAGCTGATGATGG ACAACCTTGAAGAAAAGCAG TGTGAGCTGAAACTACCATCAAAAGGTGCCAACTGGTCACGTCCAGCCTATCAGACACATCAGACTCTGCTCTGGAATTTCAATTAG
- the LOC143277302 gene encoding uncharacterized protein LOC143277302 isoform X3: MILNGQLTYPSSNFPPKLKPVELDNLEEKQCELKLPSKGANWSRPAYQTHQTLLWNFN, translated from the exons ATGATCCTGAACg GTCAGCTGACATACCCATCAAGCAATTTCCCCCCAAAACTGAAGCCAGTGGAGCTGG ACAACCTTGAAGAAAAGCAG TGTGAGCTGAAACTACCATCAAAAGGTGCCAACTGGTCACGTCCAGCCTATCAGACACATCAGACTCTGCTCTGGAATTTCAATTAG